One Candidatus Devosia phytovorans genomic window carries:
- the dps gene encoding DNA starvation/stationary phase protection protein Dps, which produces MKTPSIAIEGNGKSTVIEILNARLADAIDLALITKQAHWNLKGPNFIAVHEMLDPIRAAIDTHVDIIAERIAQLDGIALGTSQIVAKSTKLDAYPTDIRKVPDHLAALADRFATLANQVREDIDATDEAGDADAADILTAFSRELDKDLWFIKSHLE; this is translated from the coding sequence ATGAAAACCCCATCCATCGCTATCGAAGGCAACGGCAAATCCACCGTCATCGAAATCCTCAATGCCCGTCTTGCCGATGCCATCGATCTGGCGCTGATCACCAAGCAGGCGCATTGGAACCTCAAGGGGCCCAATTTCATCGCCGTGCATGAAATGCTCGACCCGATCCGCGCTGCCATCGATACCCATGTCGATATCATCGCCGAGCGCATTGCCCAGCTCGACGGCATCGCTTTGGGCACGTCCCAGATCGTCGCCAAATCGACGAAGCTGGACGCCTACCCGACCGATATCCGCAAGGTCCCCGATCATCTCGCAGCCCTGGCCGATCGCTTCGCCACTCTGGCCAATCAGGTCCGCGAGGATATCGACGCCACCGACGAAGCCGGTGATGCCGATGCCGCCGATATCCTCACCGCCTTTTCCCGCGAGCTCGACAAGGACCTCTGGTTCATCAAATCCCATCTCGAATAG
- a CDS encoding tripartite tricarboxylate transporter TctB family protein, producing the protein MAVSNFATKDLVSGGIFVLAGGYFAIESLNYEVGTAFRMGPGFMPLFLGAVLAALGIAVAAAGWNKPDEEALLAPSWRGIALIIGVVIFFGATIRGLGFVPVVLISSFAAAMSSRLNSPVFSILLAITLTVMCTLIFVIGLGMSVPLFGLWLGPLGA; encoded by the coding sequence GTGGCAGTCTCGAATTTTGCGACCAAGGACCTCGTGTCGGGCGGCATCTTTGTGCTGGCTGGGGGCTATTTCGCCATTGAATCGCTGAACTACGAAGTGGGAACGGCGTTCCGCATGGGGCCGGGGTTCATGCCCCTGTTTCTCGGGGCCGTGCTGGCGGCGCTGGGCATAGCCGTCGCGGCGGCGGGCTGGAACAAGCCAGATGAGGAGGCGCTGCTGGCGCCAAGCTGGCGCGGCATTGCGCTGATCATCGGCGTGGTGATCTTCTTCGGCGCGACGATCCGGGGACTGGGCTTTGTGCCGGTGGTGCTGATTTCGAGCTTTGCTGCTGCCATGTCGAGCCGGCTGAATTCCCCGGTGTTTTCGATCCTCCTCGCCATCACGCTGACCGTGATGTGTACCCTGATTTTCGTCATTGGCCTGGGCATGAGCGTGCCGCTGTTCGGCCTGTGGCTCGGTCCGCTGGGAGCATAA
- the hisN gene encoding histidinol-phosphatase yields the protein MTIDLAKVEATLLRAAEAAAAHTLPLFRTSLGVDNKLDSGFDPVTEADRGAETVIRAVIAEAFPDHAIIGEEWGSSGDSDYTWIIDPVDGTRAFISGAPVWGTLIGFAHKGVAISGLMSQPFIGETFLAVPGRSTYLRNGQTTPNRTSGQTELAPSRVFTTTPALFRTPELMSKWTAIESATRLQRFGMDCYGYALLAAGHADLVVEPFLNTYDIAALVPIIREAGGAIACWDGSDPTPGGNVVAAATPELLEKALTLVNAS from the coding sequence ATGACCATCGATCTCGCCAAAGTCGAAGCCACCCTCCTCCGCGCCGCCGAAGCCGCCGCCGCCCACACTCTCCCCCTCTTCCGCACCTCCCTCGGCGTCGACAACAAGCTCGATTCCGGCTTCGACCCCGTCACCGAGGCCGATCGCGGCGCCGAGACCGTCATCCGCGCCGTCATCGCCGAAGCTTTTCCCGACCACGCCATCATCGGCGAGGAATGGGGCTCTTCCGGCGACAGCGACTACACCTGGATCATCGACCCGGTCGACGGCACCCGTGCCTTCATCTCCGGGGCTCCCGTCTGGGGCACGCTGATCGGCTTTGCCCACAAGGGCGTCGCCATTTCCGGCCTGATGAGCCAGCCCTTCATCGGCGAAACCTTCCTCGCCGTCCCCGGCCGCTCCACCTATCTGCGCAACGGCCAGACCACGCCAAACCGCACCAGCGGCCAGACCGAACTCGCCCCGTCGCGCGTCTTCACCACCACCCCCGCCCTCTTCCGCACGCCCGAACTGATGAGCAAGTGGACCGCGATAGAATCCGCTACCCGCCTTCAGCGCTTCGGCATGGATTGCTACGGCTATGCCCTGCTCGCCGCCGGCCACGCCGATCTGGTCGTGGAACCCTTCCTCAACACCTATGATATCGCCGCGCTCGTCCCGATCATTCGCGAAGCCGGCGGCGCCATCGCCTGCTGGGACGGTTCCGACCCCACCCCGGGCGGCAATGTCGTCGCCGCCGCCACCCCCGAATTGCTGGAAAAAGCCCTGACCCTGGTCAACGCCAGCTAG
- a CDS encoding tripartite tricarboxylate transporter substrate-binding protein, whose amino-acid sequence MKKTVLTLATGALFAGLSFAGSAFAQDYPTKPITVVVPFSAGGPTDTVARLVAEVMSQDLGQQVVIQNVGGAGGTLGAGQVATAPNDGYTLLLHHIGMSTAPTLYRSLPYDPTTDFAPIGLITSVPMTLVARKDLEPTTLAELMEFIKANGENVTYAHAGIGSASQLCGMLLMDALDTQMTTVPYQGAGPAMTDIIGGQIDMICDQTTNTTSQILAGEVKAYGVTTAARLAALPDVPTTAEGGLELEIGVWHGLYAPAGTDAAIIEKLEASLQAALANETVISRFAELGTTPVTAEEATPAALTETLTSQIELWRGVIEAAGVYAD is encoded by the coding sequence ATGAAGAAGACTGTTCTTACACTCGCCACGGGTGCGCTGTTTGCGGGCCTCAGCTTTGCCGGTTCTGCCTTCGCGCAGGACTATCCGACCAAGCCGATCACGGTGGTCGTGCCCTTCTCGGCCGGTGGCCCGACTGACACGGTGGCGCGCCTCGTGGCTGAGGTGATGAGCCAGGACCTGGGCCAGCAAGTGGTGATCCAGAATGTGGGTGGGGCCGGTGGTACGCTGGGTGCGGGCCAGGTCGCGACGGCGCCCAACGACGGCTATACGCTGCTGCTGCACCATATCGGCATGTCGACCGCGCCGACGCTTTATCGCAGCCTGCCCTATGATCCGACCACGGATTTCGCACCGATCGGTTTGATCACCTCGGTGCCGATGACACTGGTGGCGCGCAAGGATCTCGAGCCGACGACGCTGGCGGAGCTGATGGAGTTCATCAAGGCCAATGGCGAGAATGTCACCTATGCCCATGCCGGCATCGGTTCGGCGAGCCAGCTTTGCGGCATGCTGCTGATGGATGCGCTGGATACGCAGATGACCACAGTGCCTTATCAGGGCGCCGGCCCGGCCATGACCGACATCATCGGCGGCCAGATCGACATGATCTGCGACCAGACGACCAATACGACGAGCCAGATCCTGGCCGGTGAAGTGAAGGCCTATGGCGTGACGACGGCCGCGCGGCTTGCTGCGCTTCCGGATGTGCCGACCACGGCTGAAGGCGGGCTCGAGCTCGAAATCGGCGTGTGGCACGGGCTCTATGCGCCGGCCGGCACGGATGCCGCTATCATCGAAAAGCTCGAAGCTTCGCTGCAGGCGGCCCTGGCCAATGAGACGGTGATCAGCCGCTTTGCCGAACTGGGCACGACGCCGGTGACGGCGGAAGAAGCCACGCCCGCCGCGCTGACCGAAACGCTGACCAGCCAGATTGAGCTGTGGCGCGGCGTGATCGAAGCCGCAGGCGTCTATGCGGATTGA
- a CDS encoding Hsp20 family protein, producing MQTIDFSPFYRSTVGFDRVFNRLDTLVGQEAKTYPPYNIERTGDDAYRISIAVAGFANGDIAIETKENNLVVKGAKSADTADKAREFLHRGIAERAFELRFQLADYVEVQGASLENGLLHLELKRELPESKKPRTIQINGATPTIEDNSVN from the coding sequence ATGCAGACCATCGATTTTTCCCCCTTCTATCGTTCGACCGTCGGTTTCGACCGCGTTTTCAATCGTCTCGACACGCTCGTCGGGCAGGAAGCCAAGACCTACCCTCCCTACAATATCGAGCGCACCGGCGATGACGCCTACCGCATCTCGATCGCCGTCGCCGGCTTTGCCAATGGCGACATCGCCATCGAGACCAAGGAAAACAACCTGGTCGTCAAAGGCGCCAAGTCTGCCGATACTGCCGACAAGGCCCGTGAATTCCTCCATCGCGGCATTGCCGAACGCGCCTTCGAGCTGCGTTTCCAGCTGGCCGACTATGTCGAGGTCCAGGGTGCTTCGCTCGAGAACGGCCTGCTGCATCTGGAACTGAAGCGCGAACTGCCCGAAAGCAAGAAGCCACGCACCATCCAGATCAACGGCGCCACTCCGACCATCGAGGATAACTCGGTAAACTAG
- a CDS encoding sigma-54 dependent transcriptional regulator has protein sequence MTNPTVLIVDDEEMVRTALEQWLRLSGFVTHVATNASDALAMLDDTRPQVILTDVRMPGLSGLDLLRHVREKSLGSEVILITGHGDVPMAVEAMRGGAFDFLQKPYVPDQLVKTLRRAAEQSGLKREVAELRRKLDGGEMELSTRLVGASRVMEDLRHAVRELAPIPTDVIILGETGTGKEVVARCLHDFSPRAKGPFVAVNCAAIPAELIESELFGHEAGAFTSAREKRIGKFEFADGGTLLLDEVESMPLLAQAKVLRVIQERMVERVGSNRQIPLDVRIIAASKVDLGAESEAGRFRSDLYYRLNLATIHLALLRDRGDDAVLLFHHFLGQAAQRFNRPAPPLHPADINAILTHTWPGNVRELKAAADRFALGLDTTGRSLDTILGSKAPPVPSTASLADRLAAYERHLIEAELARHNDSIAAVVDALQVPRRTLSEKMTRLGVRR, from the coding sequence ATGACCAATCCCACCGTCCTCATCGTCGACGACGAGGAAATGGTCCGCACCGCCCTCGAACAATGGCTCCGCCTCTCCGGCTTTGTCACCCACGTCGCTACCAATGCGAGTGACGCCCTCGCCATGCTTGACGATACAAGGCCGCAGGTCATCCTCACCGACGTTCGCATGCCCGGCCTCTCCGGCCTCGACCTGTTGCGCCATGTCCGGGAAAAGAGCCTCGGCTCCGAAGTCATCCTCATCACCGGCCATGGCGATGTGCCCATGGCCGTCGAAGCCATGCGCGGCGGCGCCTTCGATTTCCTGCAAAAGCCCTATGTGCCCGACCAATTGGTCAAAACCCTGCGCCGCGCCGCCGAACAGTCCGGCCTCAAGCGCGAAGTCGCCGAACTCCGCCGCAAGCTCGATGGCGGCGAAATGGAGCTTTCCACCCGCCTCGTCGGCGCCTCCCGCGTCATGGAGGACCTGCGCCACGCCGTGCGCGAACTCGCACCCATCCCCACCGACGTCATCATCCTGGGCGAAACCGGCACCGGCAAGGAAGTCGTCGCCCGCTGCCTGCACGATTTCTCGCCCAGGGCAAAAGGTCCCTTCGTCGCCGTCAATTGCGCTGCCATTCCCGCCGAGCTGATCGAAAGCGAACTCTTCGGCCACGAAGCCGGCGCCTTCACCTCGGCGCGGGAAAAACGCATCGGCAAGTTCGAATTCGCCGATGGCGGCACGCTGCTGCTCGACGAGGTGGAATCCATGCCCCTCCTGGCCCAGGCAAAAGTCCTGCGCGTCATTCAGGAGCGCATGGTCGAACGCGTCGGCTCCAATCGTCAGATCCCGCTCGACGTCCGCATCATCGCCGCTTCCAAGGTCGATCTCGGCGCCGAAAGCGAAGCCGGCCGCTTCCGCTCCGATCTCTACTATCGCCTGAACTTGGCGACCATTCACCTCGCCCTGCTGCGCGATCGCGGCGATGACGCAGTGCTTCTGTTTCACCACTTCCTCGGCCAGGCCGCCCAGCGCTTCAACAGGCCCGCGCCCCCGCTCCACCCCGCCGACATCAACGCCATCCTGACCCACACCTGGCCCGGCAATGTCCGCGAGTTGAAAGCCGCCGCCGACCGCTTCGCCCTCGGCCTCGACACCACCGGCCGCTCCCTCGACACCATCCTCGGCAGCAAGGCGCCGCCGGTTCCCTCCACCGCCAGCCTCGCCGACCGCCTCGCCGCCTACGAGCGCCACCTCATCGAAGCCGAACTCGCCCGCCACAACGACTCCATCGCCGCCGTCGTCGACGCCCTCCAGGTTCCACGCAGAACATTGAGCGAGAAGATGACAAGGCTCGGCGTAAGACGATGA
- a CDS encoding ATP-binding protein has translation MASRFAFRDMLHRRQLSLAGVALALVLATGWAAFEIALSGVIAAAGQQSDRRLALFDRTLVAMIERFHYLPSSISLAAETRAILADPANPDLREAANGFLSRINDTSGASELFIMAVDGNVVAASNWWAYDSFVGEDLGFRPYFIEAMADGDAKFYALGTVTGVAGYFLARRIDGADGPLGVAVTKINLGEIEANWWRSGELITIVDLNNVAILSTRPDWRYRPLALVAPGEISRIDGQRLYGPGGLENKPIAADIWPSRGAIMAYIAGSDSETAGVFLMDEMRLPTHQWRIVSFTPTDPLFRDAWVAAAAAALAAAALLLIVVLLFQRQRNIAQRLADRESLEQRVAERTEDLYITNEALREEIADRIRAENAEREAQHGLVQAAKLASLGQALAGVAHEVSQPVAALTTHIASAKLIATQRQDADIGTILSTMDKVVDRLSALTGHLKTFARKETRVEMQADLAMVITNALDLVDHKLKAFGVDVEYTRHRGLLLVAGNPVHIEQVLINLISNAADAMEHQSLRVLSIGVRKAARAVEISVTDTGSGIAATELTSLFDPFYSTKDAGRGLGLGLSISYGLVRDIGGAITVASTPGKGSTFTVRLPLAQLPAMTRETSP, from the coding sequence TTGGCCAGCCGCTTCGCCTTCCGCGACATGCTGCATCGCCGCCAGCTCTCACTGGCTGGCGTCGCTCTGGCCCTTGTCCTCGCCACCGGCTGGGCCGCCTTCGAAATCGCCCTCTCCGGCGTCATCGCCGCTGCCGGCCAGCAATCCGACCGCCGCTTGGCTCTTTTCGATCGCACGCTCGTCGCCATGATCGAGCGCTTCCACTACCTCCCCTCTTCCATTTCCCTCGCCGCCGAAACCCGCGCCATCCTTGCCGATCCCGCCAATCCCGACCTGCGCGAAGCCGCCAACGGCTTCCTCTCCCGCATCAACGACACCTCCGGTGCCAGCGAACTCTTCATCATGGCCGTTGACGGCAATGTCGTCGCCGCCTCCAACTGGTGGGCCTATGATAGCTTCGTCGGCGAGGACCTCGGCTTCCGCCCCTATTTCATCGAAGCCATGGCCGATGGCGATGCCAAATTCTACGCGCTGGGCACCGTCACCGGCGTCGCCGGCTATTTTCTCGCCCGCCGCATCGACGGCGCCGATGGCCCGCTTGGCGTAGCCGTCACCAAGATCAATCTCGGCGAGATCGAAGCCAATTGGTGGCGTTCGGGCGAACTCATCACCATTGTCGATCTCAACAATGTCGCCATTCTCTCCACCCGACCCGACTGGCGCTATCGTCCGCTGGCTCTGGTCGCTCCCGGCGAAATCTCCCGCATTGATGGTCAGCGCCTTTATGGCCCCGGCGGCCTTGAAAACAAGCCCATCGCCGCCGATATCTGGCCCTCTCGCGGCGCCATCATGGCCTATATCGCCGGCTCCGACAGCGAAACCGCCGGCGTCTTCCTGATGGATGAAATGCGCCTCCCCACACATCAGTGGCGCATTGTCTCCTTCACCCCCACCGACCCGCTCTTCCGCGACGCCTGGGTCGCCGCCGCAGCCGCCGCCCTCGCGGCCGCTGCCCTCCTCCTCATTGTCGTCCTGCTCTTCCAGCGCCAGCGCAATATCGCCCAGCGCCTGGCCGATCGCGAAAGCCTCGAGCAGCGCGTCGCCGAACGCACCGAGGATCTCTACATCACCAATGAAGCCCTGCGCGAGGAGATCGCCGACCGCATCCGCGCGGAAAATGCCGAGCGCGAGGCCCAGCATGGCCTCGTTCAGGCCGCAAAGCTCGCCAGCCTCGGCCAGGCCCTGGCTGGCGTCGCCCACGAGGTCAGCCAGCCCGTCGCGGCGCTGACCACCCATATCGCCAGCGCCAAGCTCATCGCCACCCAGCGCCAGGACGCAGACATTGGCACCATCCTCTCCACCATGGACAAGGTCGTCGACCGCCTCTCGGCCCTGACCGGGCATCTCAAGACTTTCGCCCGCAAGGAAACCCGCGTCGAAATGCAGGCCGACCTCGCCATGGTCATCACCAATGCCCTCGACCTGGTCGATCACAAGCTGAAAGCCTTCGGCGTGGACGTCGAATATACCCGCCACCGCGGGTTGCTGCTGGTCGCCGGGAATCCCGTCCACATCGAACAGGTCCTCATCAACCTCATCTCCAACGCCGCCGACGCCATGGAGCACCAGTCGCTGCGCGTCCTCTCCATCGGCGTCCGCAAGGCAGCCAGAGCCGTCGAGATCTCGGTCACCGACACCGGCTCCGGCATCGCCGCCACCGAACTGACCAGCCTGTTCGATCCCTTCTATTCCACCAAGGACGCCGGCCGCGGCCTCGGTCTCGGCCTCTCGATCTCCTATGGCCTTGTCCGCGACATCGGCGGTGCCATCACCGTCGCCAGTACGCCCGGCAAGGGCTCGACCTTTACCGTAAGACTACCGCTGGCCCAGCTGCCGGCAATGACCAGAGAGACTTCTCCATGA
- a CDS encoding alpha/beta hydrolase — protein sequence MNAVVDAQGPELANVASNPVPEGGRVGYFKTIDNVRLRYAIWPKSEGAHRGTICLVQGRTEYIEKYFETIADFRRRGFAVATFDWRGQGGSDRLIGNRKLGYVDRFEDYWTDLRSFHQEILLPDCPPPFYLVGHSMGGLVSLYAGIHDRMMFERIFLSAPMVALDRQPVSMTNMARLTETLSFFGLGQMPVARRQDREASDGGFANNPLTGDVVRYMRAVDVIRARPDLEIAAPTVRWAASAFGAMAEATSETFPARIKIPLLMLAAARDEVVSTRAIENLGLRMRNGRHVVIAGARHELFMETDAIRAQVFAAFDAFITQQSV from the coding sequence ATGAACGCTGTTGTCGATGCCCAGGGACCCGAGCTGGCCAATGTTGCGTCCAATCCGGTGCCGGAGGGCGGGCGGGTCGGGTATTTCAAGACAATCGACAATGTGCGGCTGCGCTATGCGATCTGGCCGAAGTCGGAGGGCGCGCATCGGGGGACGATCTGCCTCGTTCAAGGGCGGACCGAATATATCGAGAAATATTTCGAGACGATCGCCGATTTCCGGCGACGCGGCTTTGCCGTCGCGACATTCGACTGGCGCGGGCAGGGCGGGTCGGACCGGCTGATCGGCAATCGCAAGCTCGGCTATGTCGATCGCTTCGAGGACTATTGGACCGACCTGCGCAGTTTCCATCAGGAGATATTGCTGCCTGACTGTCCGCCGCCGTTTTACCTGGTCGGGCATTCGATGGGTGGGCTGGTGTCGCTCTATGCCGGCATTCACGATCGAATGATGTTTGAGCGTATCTTCCTGTCCGCGCCGATGGTGGCGCTGGATCGGCAACCGGTCAGCATGACCAATATGGCGCGACTGACTGAAACGCTGAGCTTTTTCGGGCTGGGGCAGATGCCGGTGGCGCGACGGCAGGACCGGGAAGCCAGCGATGGCGGCTTTGCCAATAATCCGCTGACCGGCGACGTGGTGCGCTATATGCGGGCGGTGGATGTGATCCGGGCGCGGCCGGACCTCGAGATCGCGGCGCCGACGGTGCGCTGGGCCGCTTCGGCCTTCGGGGCGATGGCGGAGGCGACATCGGAGACATTTCCGGCGCGGATCAAGATCCCGCTGCTGATGCTGGCGGCGGCGCGGGACGAGGTGGTTTCCACGCGGGCAATCGAAAACCTGGGCCTGCGCATGCGCAACGGGCGGCATGTGGTGATTGCCGGGGCGCGGCATGAGCTGTTCATGGAAACCGATGCCATCCGCGCGCAGGTGTTTGCGGCGTTTGACGCGTTCATCACTCAGCAGAGCGTCTAG